Proteins from a single region of Abyssalbus ytuae:
- a CDS encoding NAD-dependent epimerase/dehydratase family protein, whose translation MKKYVVTGGAGFIGSHIAEYLSNNGYQVIVLDNLRTGFRKNIENLNVDFVEGNVLDKTLLKDLAKDAGAIFHLAALVSVPESLCQIEECIAINALGTINVLEAAKQNEDCKVVLSSSAANYGDEPTLPKKESMVPKPMTPYSVTKLDGEYYLKMYQQQWEVPTVSLRYFNVFGPRQNRKSSYAAAVPVFIDKALRNETLSIYGDGKQTRDFIYVKDVVKANILASVFGEGVYNVALGYSTSILELAEKIIDITNSKSEIRFMKERPGDIKYSQADVTRFKKLGFQPEYDLEKALTETIEYYSCAIS comes from the coding sequence ATGAAAAAATATGTAGTTACAGGGGGAGCAGGGTTTATAGGTAGCCATATAGCAGAATACCTTTCAAACAACGGATATCAGGTGATCGTGCTGGATAATCTCCGCACAGGATTCAGGAAGAATATAGAAAACCTGAACGTAGATTTTGTAGAGGGAAATGTTTTGGATAAAACTCTTTTAAAAGATCTGGCAAAAGATGCAGGAGCCATTTTTCATTTGGCTGCTCTGGTAAGTGTACCCGAATCTCTTTGTCAAATTGAAGAATGTATTGCCATTAATGCTTTGGGAACTATCAATGTATTGGAAGCGGCAAAACAAAATGAAGACTGTAAGGTGGTACTTTCCAGCTCTGCAGCAAATTACGGTGATGAACCCACATTACCAAAAAAAGAAAGTATGGTGCCTAAACCAATGACCCCTTATTCTGTTACAAAGCTGGACGGAGAATATTATTTAAAAATGTATCAGCAACAGTGGGAAGTGCCCACAGTTTCATTAAGATATTTTAATGTATTTGGTCCGCGACAAAACCGTAAATCTTCCTATGCGGCGGCGGTTCCTGTTTTTATTGATAAGGCCCTGCGTAACGAAACTTTAAGTATTTATGGAGATGGTAAACAGACACGGGATTTTATCTATGTAAAAGATGTTGTAAAAGCTAACATTCTGGCCTCTGTTTTTGGTGAAGGAGTATACAATGTAGCTTTAGGCTACAGTACCTCAATTCTGGAACTGGCGGAAAAAATCATTGATATTACCAATTCAAAATCTGAAATAAGGTTTATGAAAGAACGCCCGGGAGATATTAAGTATTCTCAGGCCGATGTTACAAGATTTAAAAAGCTGGGATTTCAGCCTGAATACGATCTGGAAAAAGCACTTACAGAAACCATAGAATATTACAGTTGTGCCATTTCATAA
- a CDS encoding sugar MFS transporter, producing the protein MSQTNNPTTRSSSNTIAIVIIASLFFIFGFVTWINGALIPFMKTINELTDAQSYLVASASYISFVVMALPASYILNRIGYREGMSLGLFIMAIGALVFIPAANARTYWVFLCGIFLQGTGMTILQTAANPYITILGPIESGAKRIAIMGIANKVAGALGSLIFGALLLSGIDKVKEKLATASAEETTQLLDTMADSVFMPYLTMAGVLFILALLIRKAPLPHVEAAPLEPSKEGETAKKNIFQFPHLWMGVLTLFVYVGAEVIAGDTIIAYGISLNFNAEDAKFFTTFTLMAMVATYALGVVLIPKYIKQVNALKISAALGIIFSILILSTTGFTSVLFVASLGIANALVWPAVWPLTLEGLGKFTKTASALLIMAISGGAIIPPLYGRLVDVNKHELISNGVQQADALATAATASYWILIPCYTIILFFALWGHKIKSWRKR; encoded by the coding sequence ATGTCACAAACAAACAACCCAACAACCAGGTCTTCCAGCAATACCATTGCCATTGTTATCATAGCGAGCCTGTTTTTCATCTTCGGATTTGTCACCTGGATAAATGGTGCCTTAATCCCTTTTATGAAAACCATCAATGAATTAACCGATGCCCAGTCCTACCTGGTAGCCTCTGCATCTTATATTTCCTTTGTGGTGATGGCCCTGCCGGCCTCCTATATATTAAACAGAATAGGCTATCGCGAAGGGATGTCATTAGGTCTTTTTATAATGGCTATCGGAGCGTTGGTATTTATCCCGGCAGCCAATGCCAGGACCTACTGGGTATTTTTATGCGGTATTTTTTTACAAGGCACCGGGATGACCATATTACAAACGGCTGCCAACCCCTATATTACCATTTTAGGCCCTATCGAAAGCGGGGCTAAACGTATTGCCATTATGGGGATTGCCAATAAAGTGGCGGGGGCCCTGGGATCGTTAATATTCGGGGCCTTGCTCCTGTCCGGGATAGACAAGGTCAAAGAAAAGCTGGCTACAGCCTCCGCCGAGGAAACAACCCAGTTGCTCGATACAATGGCCGACAGCGTATTTATGCCCTATTTAACCATGGCAGGAGTACTGTTTATCCTGGCATTGCTTATACGAAAAGCTCCTTTGCCCCATGTAGAAGCGGCTCCCCTGGAACCCTCAAAAGAAGGGGAAACCGCCAAAAAGAATATTTTCCAGTTCCCGCACCTGTGGATGGGGGTTTTAACCCTGTTTGTATATGTGGGGGCCGAAGTAATTGCTGGCGATACCATTATTGCTTACGGGATCTCCTTGAACTTCAATGCGGAAGATGCCAAATTTTTCACCACCTTCACCTTAATGGCTATGGTAGCCACTTACGCCCTGGGGGTGGTCCTTATCCCAAAATATATAAAACAGGTCAACGCCCTTAAAATAAGTGCAGCCTTAGGAATTATATTCAGTATATTAATATTAAGTACCACAGGTTTCACCTCGGTATTGTTTGTAGCCTCCCTGGGCATTGCCAACGCACTGGTATGGCCGGCTGTGTGGCCGCTCACCCTGGAAGGCCTGGGAAAATTCACCAAAACGGCTTCCGCCTTATTGATTATGGCCATATCGGGCGGGGCCATTATCCCGCCTTTATACGGCAGGCTGGTGGATGTAAACAAACACGAATTAATAAGTAACGGGGTGCAGCAAGCCGATGCCCTGGCCACCGCCGCCACCGCCAGTTACTGGATTTTAATCCCCTGTTATACAATTATATTGTTTTTTGCCCTGTGGGGGCACAAAATTAAGAGCTGGAGAAAAAGGTAG
- the nagB gene encoding glucosamine-6-phosphate deaminase, producing MLQSNIDKATGFEKRFENIETVVFEDSLAASREVAREIAALIKSKQKNNQQCILGLATGSTPKGLYAELVRLHKEEGLSFKNVISFNLDEYYPMEPGSIHSYVYFMNELLFKHIDILPENTHIPEGTLTKEEISAYCNAYEAHIEALGGIDLQILGIGGNGHIGFNESGSLQNSRTRLVALDHITRVAASKGFGGLSKTPRTAITLGIKKIMEAKRVILMAWGEGKSNIIKAATEGPVTNQVPASFLQEHRNVAFVLDKAAASKLTRINTPWLVEKIEWTEKMIRKAVLGLALHLKKPILMLTEADYIENGMSDLLADYGPAYDINIKIFNNVQHTITGWPGGKPNADDSNRPERAEPARKRVLIFSPHPDDDIISMGGTFKRLVEQGHEVHVAYQTSGNIAVADDEALRFARFVCDYNEKFGIENTQAAAIYNKAATFLKNKKDSEIDIAQVRYIKGLIRKGEARATSYFVGLDDSHIHFMELPFYETGTIEKNEISQADIQATVQLIEQVKPHQVYAAGDLADPHGTHKTCLDIIFESVQQLKTQPFMKDCWVWLYRGAWQEWGIEDIEMAVPMSPGQVLEKRHGIFKHQSQKDGVVFQGSDSREFWQRAEDRNRETADIYKQLGLAHYAAMEAFVRWKY from the coding sequence ATGTTACAAAGTAATATAGATAAAGCCACCGGTTTTGAAAAACGGTTTGAAAACATTGAAACCGTGGTATTTGAAGATTCATTAGCAGCCTCCCGGGAAGTCGCCCGTGAAATAGCGGCCCTTATCAAATCAAAACAAAAAAACAACCAGCAGTGTATCCTGGGGCTGGCCACCGGCTCCACCCCCAAAGGGCTGTATGCCGAATTGGTAAGGCTGCATAAGGAAGAAGGGTTGAGTTTTAAAAATGTCATCAGTTTTAACCTGGATGAGTACTACCCCATGGAACCGGGGTCCATCCACAGCTATGTTTATTTTATGAACGAACTGCTGTTTAAACATATTGATATCCTTCCCGAAAACACCCACATCCCCGAAGGGACTTTAACCAAAGAAGAAATTTCAGCTTACTGTAATGCCTACGAGGCCCATATAGAAGCCTTAGGCGGTATTGACCTGCAAATACTGGGTATTGGTGGCAACGGCCATATAGGCTTTAATGAATCGGGGTCCTTACAAAACTCCCGTACACGCCTGGTAGCCCTGGACCATATAACAAGGGTGGCGGCAAGTAAAGGCTTTGGCGGGTTAAGTAAAACCCCCAGGACAGCCATTACCCTGGGGATAAAAAAAATAATGGAAGCCAAACGGGTCATTTTAATGGCCTGGGGCGAAGGCAAATCAAACATCATCAAGGCAGCCACCGAGGGCCCAGTTACCAACCAGGTGCCTGCTTCCTTTTTACAGGAACACCGCAATGTGGCCTTTGTATTGGATAAAGCGGCAGCCTCCAAGTTAACACGGATCAATACCCCGTGGCTGGTAGAAAAGATAGAGTGGACAGAGAAAATGATACGAAAAGCGGTATTAGGCCTGGCCCTCCACTTAAAAAAGCCCATATTAATGCTCACCGAGGCTGATTATATTGAAAACGGGATGAGCGACCTGCTGGCCGATTATGGCCCGGCATATGATATAAACATAAAAATATTCAATAACGTTCAGCATACCATTACCGGCTGGCCCGGTGGCAAACCCAATGCAGATGACAGTAACAGGCCGGAACGCGCCGAACCCGCACGCAAACGGGTACTGATTTTCAGCCCCCACCCCGATGATGACATCATTAGTATGGGGGGCACTTTTAAACGCCTGGTAGAACAGGGCCATGAGGTACATGTGGCCTATCAAACCTCCGGTAATATTGCCGTGGCCGATGACGAAGCCCTCAGGTTTGCACGTTTTGTATGTGATTACAATGAAAAATTCGGGATAGAAAACACCCAAGCAGCAGCGATTTATAATAAAGCGGCCACCTTTCTTAAAAATAAAAAAGACAGCGAAATTGATATTGCTCAGGTAAGATATATCAAAGGGCTTATCAGGAAAGGGGAAGCCAGGGCCACCAGCTATTTTGTGGGACTGGATGATAGCCATATACATTTTATGGAACTGCCTTTTTATGAAACAGGCACTATTGAAAAAAACGAAATAAGTCAAGCCGACATACAAGCTACCGTCCAGCTTATTGAGCAGGTCAAACCCCACCAGGTATATGCGGCAGGGGACCTGGCCGACCCCCATGGCACCCATAAAACATGCCTGGATATTATTTTCGAATCGGTACAACAGTTAAAAACCCAACCTTTTATGAAAGACTGCTGGGTATGGCTCTACAGGGGCGCCTGGCAGGAATGGGGCATTGAAGATATAGAAATGGCCGTGCCTATGAGCCCCGGGCAGGTACTGGAGAAACGCCATGGGATATTTAAACACCAATCCCAGAAGGACGGGGTGGTATTTCAGGGAAGCGACAGCAGGGAGTTTTGGCAAAGGGCCGAAGACAGGAACCGGGAAACGGCCGATATATACAAACAACTGGGACTGGCCCATTATGCCGCTATGGAAGCATTTGTACGATGGAAATATTAA